Proteins found in one Hevea brasiliensis isolate MT/VB/25A 57/8 chromosome 18, ASM3005281v1, whole genome shotgun sequence genomic segment:
- the LOC110637283 gene encoding uncharacterized protein LOC110637283, with translation MNLSVAFLPLSLPLPHSNHTISRFHANAPILHPPSKLSARHNLITTRSSAADHPLTFLRIAATSAILFLGLTVGVSQAAASTPFLHPLPSKSPEISVTQDGDDADDNSKNVQRPEEEELNAAFETWKSKTYALSVPLTIVALRGSIPPSWVKDFTQSQGRRLRLRTKFLGSLDNIFSDLSISFNKRNVGPASVLAADIVSIGDSWLGFAIRKAIVEPIRGVEDQDWFKALSDKWKVYLRRNCEGIIDPNGEIWAAPYRWGCLVIAYKKSKFQKNKLAPIEDWADLWQPKLTGRISMVDSPREVVGTVLKYMGASYNTKNIELEVNGGRNAVQKNLALLGKQVRLFDSTHYLKAFAVGDVWVAVGWSSDVLPVAKRMSNVAVVVPKSGASLWADLWAIPAASRLETNQIGGRVRGPSPLIHQWIEFCLQAARALPFKQEVVAGATPSALESTTVEIPKELTRGKPKLDTNLIAGVPPPEILTRCEFLEPLSDATLSEYKWLLAGMEKPGPTFIHRIHHYISSTIQSFGLKPHSKVT, from the exons ATGAACCTCTCCGTTGCTTTTCTGCCCCTATCTCTCCCGCTTCCACACAGCAATCACACTATCTCTCGCTTCCACGCCAATGCCCCAATACTTCACCCTCCATCCAAACTCTCCGCCCGCCATAATCTCATCACCACCCGTTCTTCCGCCGCCGACCACCCTCTCACCTTTCTCCGAATTGCTGCTACTTCTGCCATCCTATTCTTGGGCTTAACGGTTGGTGTCTCCCAGGCAGCAGCTTCCACTCCTTTTCTCCATCCTCTGCCCTCTAAGTCGCCggaaatttcagtcactcaag ATGGTGATGATGCTGATGACAATTCTAAAAATGTGCAAAGACCTGAAGAGGAGGAATTGAATGCTGCATTTGAAACTTGGAAGTCAAAAACTTATGCCTTGTCTGTTCCTCTTACAATTGTTGCTCTACGCGGTTCCATCCCTCCTTCGTGGGTAAAG GATTTCACACAATCTCAAGGAAGGAGATTAAGACTTCGGACAAAGTTCCTTGGAAGTCTTGACAACATCTTTTCTGACTTATCAATATCCTTTAACAAACGCAATGTTGGTCCTGCATCTGTTCTGGCTGCTGATATTGTTAGTATTGGTGACTCCTGGCTTGGTTTTGCCATTAGAAAAGCTATAGTTGAGCCCAtaagaggggtagaagaccaggACTGGTTTAAAGCTTTGAGTGACAAATGGAAG GTATACCTACGCAGGAACTGTGAGGGGATAATTGATCCAAATGGTGAAATATGGGCTGCTCCATATCGATGGGGCTGTTTGGTGATAGCTTACAAGAAAAGTAAATTTCAGAAGAATAAATTGGCTCCGATTGAG GATTGGGCAGATCTGTGGCAGCCTAAGCTCACAGGGAGGATTTCTATGGTTGACTCTCCTAGAGAGGTGGTTGGTACTGTTTTGAAGTATATGGGAGCATCATACAACACAAAGAACATTGAATTGGAAGTTAATGGCGGGAGAAATGCAGTCCAAAAGAATCTTGCATTACTTGGAAAACAG GTCCGATTATTTGATAGCACGCACTACCTGAAAGCATTTGCAGTGGGAGATGTATGGGTTGCTGTTGGTTGGAGTAGTGATGTTCTTCCTGTTGCCAAGCGCATGTCTAATGTTGCAGTTGTAGTCCCCAAGTCCGGAGCTAGCTTATGGGCTGATCTCTGG GCAATCCCAGCCGCCTCAAGACTTGAAACAAACCAAATTGGAGGGCGAGTCAGAGGACCATCTCCATTAATCCATCAATGGATAGAGTTCTGCTTGCAAGCTGCAAGAGCACTACCTTTCAAGCAGGAGGTAGTCGCTGGAGCAACTCCGTCTGCCCTTGAGAGTACAACAGTTGAAATCCCTAAAGAGCTCACCAGAGGTAAGCCAAAATTGGACACAAATCTTATAGCTGGAGTACCACCACCTGAAATTTTGACTAGGTGTGAATTCTTGGAGCCATTGTCTGATGCTACATTGTCAGAGTACAAGTGGCTGCTTGCCGGTATGGAGAAGCCTGGTCCTACTTTTATCCATAGAATACATCATTACATCTCATCAACAATTCAATCTTTTGGGCTAAAACCGCATTCAAAGGTAACATAA
- the LOC110637268 gene encoding LRR receptor-like serine/threonine-protein kinase FEI 1 isoform X1 — protein MAIYLRRCQGPWLFHILLFYILLNKSRAINPDGEALLNFRNAIVSSDGILPLWRPEDPDPCNWRGVTCDQKTKRVIYVSLKNHKLSGPISPDIGKIEHLKILALYNNNFYGTIPSELGNCTELQGIYLQGNYLSGLIPGELGNLSELQYLDISSNSLSGSIPSSIGKLNKLITFNVSNNFLVGPIPSDGVLINFTESSFAGNRGLCGRQINMNCKDESGGPSTNSQSPQSAQNQGGKKKYSGRLFISASATIGALLLVALMCFWGCFLYKKFGKSESDGIAMDVSGGASIVMFHGDLPYSSKDIIKKLENLNEEHIIGCGGFGKVYKLAMDDGNVFALKRILRMNEGFDRFFERELEILGSIKHRYLVNLRGYCNSTTSKLLIYDFLAGGSLDEALHERSEQLDWDARLNIIMGAAKGLAYLHHDCSPRIIHRDIKSSNILLDANLEARVSDFGLAKLLEDEESHITTTVAGTFGYLAPEYMQSGRATEKTDVYSFGVLVLEVLSGKRPTDASFIEKGLNIVGWLNFLGTENRQRDIVDPNCEGVQIESLDALLSIATQCVSSSPEDRPTMHRVVQLLESEVMTPCPSDFYDSSGDNDTC, from the exons ATGGCCATCTATCTGAGGAGATGTCAAGGGCCGTGGCTTTttcacattctactgttctataTCCTTCTAAACAAAAGTAGAGCTATCAATCCTGATG GTGAGGCACTTCTAAACTTCAGGAATGCTATTGTTAGTTCAGATGGTATCCTTCCCCTATGGAGACCTGAGGATCCTGACCCATGTAATTGGAGAGGTGTGACCTGTGATCAGAAAACCAAGAGAGTTATATATGT GAGTCTGAAGAATCACAAATTAAGTGGACCTATATCTCCTGACATTGGGAAGATAGAGCACTTGAAGATTTT AGCTCTATACAACAACAACTTTTATGGAACAATTCCTTCAGAATTGGGAAATTGCACGGAGTTGCAGGGAAT ATACTTGCAGGGTAACTACTTAAGTGGGCTAATTCCAGGTGAACTAGGAAACTTGTCAGAGCTTCAATATTT GGATATCTCAAGCAACTCTCTCAGTGGGTCAATCCCATCATCTATTGGGAAGTTAAATAAACTCATTACTTT CAATGTATCAAACAATTTTCTTGTTGGACCAATACCATCTGATGGTGTGCTTATCAACTTTACAGAAAGCTC TTTCGCTGGGAATCGTGGCTTGTGCGGGAGGCAGATCAATATGAATTGTAAAGATGAAAGTGGAGGACCTTCAACTAATTCACAATCTCCTCAATCAG CCCAAAATCAAGGTGGAAAGAAGAAATACTCAGGAAGACTGTTTATTAGTGCTTCGGCAACTATTGGTGCACTCCTTCTGGTGGCACTTATGTGTTTTTGGGGTTGCTTTCTTTATAAGAAGTTTGGTAAAAGTGAAAGTGATGGCATTGCAATGGATGTCAGTGGAG GTGCTTCAATTGTAATGTTTCATGGGGACTTGCCATACTCATCAAAAGACATAATTAAGAAATTAGAGAACTTGAATGAGGAACATATCATAGGTTGTGGTGGCTTTGGAAAAGTGTACAAGCTTGCTATGGATGATGGCAATGTATTTGCCTTGAAAAGAATTTTAAGGATGAATGAGGGTTTTGATCGTTTCTTTGAGAGGGAACTTGAGATTCTAGGAAGCATAAAACATCGGTACTTGGTGAACTTGCGAGGTTATTGCAATTCTACTACCTCGAAGTTGTTAATTTATGATTTCCTCGCTGGTGGCAGTCTTGATGAAGCACTCCACG AAAGATCTGAGCAACTGGACTGGGATGCACGTCTGAATATCATTATGGGAGCAGCAAAAGGACTGGCCTACCTGCATCATGACTGTTCCCCTAGGATCATACACCGTGACATAAAGTCAAGCAACATTTTGCTTGATGCCAATTTGGAGGCCCGTGTATCTGACTTTGGACTTGCCAAACTGTTAGAGGATGAAGAATCACACATTACAACAACTGTTGCAGGAACATTTGGTTATCTAGCTCCTG AATACATGCAGAGTGGTAGAGCAACTGAAAAGACTGATGTTTATAGTTTTGGGGTCTTGGTGCTTGAAGTATTAAGTGGAAAGCGACCCACAGATGCATCATTCATTGAGAAGGGCCTTAACATTGTTGGTTGG TTAAATTTTTTGGGCACGGAGAATAGGCAACGAGATATTGTTGATCCCAATTGTGAGGGCGTACAAATAGAAAGCCTTGATGCGCTGCTTTCAATTGCCACCCAATGTGTCTCTTCAAGCCCAGAGGATCGACCCACCATGCACAGGGTAGTTCAGTTGCTTGAATCTGAAGTTATGACACCATGCCCCAGTGACTTCTATGATTCATCTGGTGACAATGACACATGTTGA
- the LOC110637268 gene encoding LRR receptor-like serine/threonine-protein kinase FEI 1 isoform X2, which translates to MAIYLRRCQGPWLFHILLFYILLNKSRAINPDGEALLNFRNAIVSSDGILPLWRPEDPDPCNWRGVTCDQKTKRVIYVSLKNHKLSGPISPDIGKIEHLKILALYNNNFYGTIPSELGNCTELQGIYLQGNYLSGLIPGELGNLSELQYLDISSNSLSGSIPSSIGKLNKLITFNVSNNFLVGPIPSDGVLINFTESSFAGNRGLCGRQINMNCKDESGGPSTNSQSPQSGGKKKYSGRLFISASATIGALLLVALMCFWGCFLYKKFGKSESDGIAMDVSGGASIVMFHGDLPYSSKDIIKKLENLNEEHIIGCGGFGKVYKLAMDDGNVFALKRILRMNEGFDRFFERELEILGSIKHRYLVNLRGYCNSTTSKLLIYDFLAGGSLDEALHERSEQLDWDARLNIIMGAAKGLAYLHHDCSPRIIHRDIKSSNILLDANLEARVSDFGLAKLLEDEESHITTTVAGTFGYLAPEYMQSGRATEKTDVYSFGVLVLEVLSGKRPTDASFIEKGLNIVGWLNFLGTENRQRDIVDPNCEGVQIESLDALLSIATQCVSSSPEDRPTMHRVVQLLESEVMTPCPSDFYDSSGDNDTC; encoded by the exons ATGGCCATCTATCTGAGGAGATGTCAAGGGCCGTGGCTTTttcacattctactgttctataTCCTTCTAAACAAAAGTAGAGCTATCAATCCTGATG GTGAGGCACTTCTAAACTTCAGGAATGCTATTGTTAGTTCAGATGGTATCCTTCCCCTATGGAGACCTGAGGATCCTGACCCATGTAATTGGAGAGGTGTGACCTGTGATCAGAAAACCAAGAGAGTTATATATGT GAGTCTGAAGAATCACAAATTAAGTGGACCTATATCTCCTGACATTGGGAAGATAGAGCACTTGAAGATTTT AGCTCTATACAACAACAACTTTTATGGAACAATTCCTTCAGAATTGGGAAATTGCACGGAGTTGCAGGGAAT ATACTTGCAGGGTAACTACTTAAGTGGGCTAATTCCAGGTGAACTAGGAAACTTGTCAGAGCTTCAATATTT GGATATCTCAAGCAACTCTCTCAGTGGGTCAATCCCATCATCTATTGGGAAGTTAAATAAACTCATTACTTT CAATGTATCAAACAATTTTCTTGTTGGACCAATACCATCTGATGGTGTGCTTATCAACTTTACAGAAAGCTC TTTCGCTGGGAATCGTGGCTTGTGCGGGAGGCAGATCAATATGAATTGTAAAGATGAAAGTGGAGGACCTTCAACTAATTCACAATCTCCTCAATCAG GTGGAAAGAAGAAATACTCAGGAAGACTGTTTATTAGTGCTTCGGCAACTATTGGTGCACTCCTTCTGGTGGCACTTATGTGTTTTTGGGGTTGCTTTCTTTATAAGAAGTTTGGTAAAAGTGAAAGTGATGGCATTGCAATGGATGTCAGTGGAG GTGCTTCAATTGTAATGTTTCATGGGGACTTGCCATACTCATCAAAAGACATAATTAAGAAATTAGAGAACTTGAATGAGGAACATATCATAGGTTGTGGTGGCTTTGGAAAAGTGTACAAGCTTGCTATGGATGATGGCAATGTATTTGCCTTGAAAAGAATTTTAAGGATGAATGAGGGTTTTGATCGTTTCTTTGAGAGGGAACTTGAGATTCTAGGAAGCATAAAACATCGGTACTTGGTGAACTTGCGAGGTTATTGCAATTCTACTACCTCGAAGTTGTTAATTTATGATTTCCTCGCTGGTGGCAGTCTTGATGAAGCACTCCACG AAAGATCTGAGCAACTGGACTGGGATGCACGTCTGAATATCATTATGGGAGCAGCAAAAGGACTGGCCTACCTGCATCATGACTGTTCCCCTAGGATCATACACCGTGACATAAAGTCAAGCAACATTTTGCTTGATGCCAATTTGGAGGCCCGTGTATCTGACTTTGGACTTGCCAAACTGTTAGAGGATGAAGAATCACACATTACAACAACTGTTGCAGGAACATTTGGTTATCTAGCTCCTG AATACATGCAGAGTGGTAGAGCAACTGAAAAGACTGATGTTTATAGTTTTGGGGTCTTGGTGCTTGAAGTATTAAGTGGAAAGCGACCCACAGATGCATCATTCATTGAGAAGGGCCTTAACATTGTTGGTTGG TTAAATTTTTTGGGCACGGAGAATAGGCAACGAGATATTGTTGATCCCAATTGTGAGGGCGTACAAATAGAAAGCCTTGATGCGCTGCTTTCAATTGCCACCCAATGTGTCTCTTCAAGCCCAGAGGATCGACCCACCATGCACAGGGTAGTTCAGTTGCTTGAATCTGAAGTTATGACACCATGCCCCAGTGACTTCTATGATTCATCTGGTGACAATGACACATGTTGA